CTGCTGACATATTCGCAGAATACCCTACAGACCTGGGTACTTTCACTGCATCCGCTGCATATCTGGAAATTGACTTTGATGACGCATACAAAGGCGCAAACCCTGACTCCAACTCTTACGGTCTTAACGGTGAGAGAAAAGGGCAATATTTCAAAGCAGCATACATGCTTCCTCAACCTGTCGGGCCCGGGCTTGTGCAGATATTCGGAAGGTATGACAATTTTGAATTTGCAAACCTTAACGGCTTCTATGATAACGAAGTTGACTTCTACGCAGGCGGCATAAACTACTACCTCAACGAAGACAAATTGAAAATCACAGCTCAGTATTCACAGGTTACTTTCGAAGATGAAAGAGGCACTGATACTAATATGCAGGACTTCTCAACATTTGAGCTTTACCTGCAAGTAAGATTTTAGGAGTATAAAGTATGAAAAAGAAGGTTATTATCACTATTGCAGCAGCTATGCTTGTATTTTCCGGAATTGCTTATGCAGCAGTCAAATCGTCTAAAGGCAAAGTTGTAAGTATGGACGGAAACAAAGTCACTATCGAACTCGACAGAAGCATCGATGTTAAAGCCGGAGACAAAGTCAAAGTGGAAGCACTTGGCGGTGGCTCTAAGCCAGGCTTTCAGCTTCAGGGTTGCTAATCAGACAACAACAGGCGGAGAAATTCTCTCCGCCTTTTTCCCTTCTCTTTATATAGAAATATTCTTATAATACATTATCAATTCAGGGAGTCTCTGCATGCTTAAGTACATTGCGGCGTTTCTGCTACTTTTATCCGTACTGTCTGCTTTTGTCTTCTACACACCTGCCGCAACAGACAGCAAAGGCTGTGAAGCATCTGAATGCCACGCCGGAATAGAACACCTTTCAGACAACCATAAGCTGGAGTGCATAACCTGTCATGGGGGAGATGAAAAAACTGAAAATAAAGAAATCGCCCACAAAGATATGCTTGGCGGACGGAATCCGTCTGACCACAAAGTGTGGGACAAAACATGCGGCTCATGCCACCAATACCAGCTTGACCGCGTAAGCACAACTCTTATGTACACTGCAACAGGGATGATAAAAAACTCTCAGCAGGCTTGGGATGACTATCAGGGCGACCTATACAGTGCCCACGGGACAACGGGGTATAACCAAGACGGAAACTCCGTCGAACACCCTCCTGTCAGTGAACTTGACGAACTTTCAGGCGAACTTTACAGAAAGTTCTGCTCATCCTGCCACATCGGCTATGACAAACTTCAGGGATACAGGGCACATCATTCATCCGGTTGTGCAGCCTGTCATTTCAACCATTCAGACGATGGCTCATACGAAGGGAATGACCAGACCATAAAAGGCAAATCCCCCTACCCTGAAAAGCACATAATTGACCCGCTCCCCGGCAACGACGTATGCCTGACCTGCCACAACAGAAGCGGTAGAATAGCTTTGTCTTATGAGGGACTTTACGACGGCAACAACTCTCTGGTTCCTACTCAGCACGGCTACCCGGGACCTGACCTAATCGACGGTGTCCGCAACGTACGCCATATGGAAGCAGACATTCATCACGAAAAAGGGATGGAATGCATCGACTACCACACATCAAGGGACATTATGGGCGACGGCTACATGTATGAAAACATGTATATGCAGATCGAAACTACATGTGAAGACTGCCACGGGACAAAAGACAAACTTCCGGAAACATCTATGATAACTAAAGAAAACGATGAGCCGGTGAGAGAATCCGCAAACTATGCATTCAAAAATAA
This window of the Denitrovibrio acetiphilus DSM 12809 genome carries:
- the extM gene encoding selenite/tellurite reduction operon c-type cytochrome ExtM, producing MLKYIAAFLLLLSVLSAFVFYTPAATDSKGCEASECHAGIEHLSDNHKLECITCHGGDEKTENKEIAHKDMLGGRNPSDHKVWDKTCGSCHQYQLDRVSTTLMYTATGMIKNSQQAWDDYQGDLYSAHGTTGYNQDGNSVEHPPVSELDELSGELYRKFCSSCHIGYDKLQGYRAHHSSGCAACHFNHSDDGSYEGNDQTIKGKSPYPEKHIIDPLPGNDVCLTCHNRSGRIALSYEGLYDGNNSLVPTQHGYPGPDLIDGVRNVRHMEADIHHEKGMECIDYHTSRDIMGDGYMYENMYMQIETTCEDCHGTKDKLPETSMITKENDEPVRESANYAFKNKFGDEMVLTSKGRMYSNVKKENDKFFLYTKRKGKKLEIKTIAGGDEHSMHGHDRMECYTCHSKTVIQCYGCHTSYDEREKMFDLIKGEATDGAFSEKEDFRSFFPFPLGLNQRGKISSVTPGCQTFLTHIDKDGEVIKDEHIFNYRGDKKFKFAPFYSHNTGQKAVDCITCHTDLAFAGFGQGLVSAANGNITSSYLCEKCDKPLDALYSVINGKLSVTSDIVRDHSRLLNTSEITKMLKANTCIVCHQKAEKRIYNKEINYEKILNDSVHKPLLSD
- the extJ gene encoding selenite/tellurite reduction operon protein ExtJ — its product is MKKKVIITIAAAMLVFSGIAYAAVKSSKGKVVSMDGNKVTIELDRSIDVKAGDKVKVEALGGGSKPGFQLQGC